Genomic DNA from Halorussus rarus:
GGCGTGGCTGGGGAGCGCGCTCCCCCGGATTCCGACCGGCTACCTGCTGACCCGGGTCGACCGCCACCTGGTCGTGCTCGGGTCGGGAGCGCTGCTGACCGGGGCGTCGGCGTTCATGACCGTCGCCGGCTCGGTGCCGGCGCTCGGCGCCGGCGCGTTCCTGATGGGGGCGTCGAGCGGCGCGTACTTCATCGCCGCCAACCCGCTCATCACCGAGCTCTACCCCGAGCGGGTCGGCCGGACGCTCGGCATCCACGGCACCGCGAGCCAGGTCGCGGCGGTCGTCGCGCCCGCGTTCGCCGGCGCGGTCGTGGTCGCGGCCACCTGGCGCGAGGTGTTCGCCGCGATCGCGGTCGTGGCGGCGGTCGCGACCGTCCTCTTCTACCGGGCCGCCAGCCGGACCGACATGCCCGACGCCGGAGCCGCCGACCGCGACCTGCTGTCGGCCGCCCGGCGGCAGTGGCCCATCATCGTGAGCGGGGTGGCCATCCTGGGCGCGACCGGCCTGGTCTGGAACGGCCTGTTCAACTTCTACGTCACGTACGTCACCGCGACCAAGGGCGTGGGCGTCGGGACCGCCAACACCCTGCTGACCGTCGTGTTCGCGGCGGGCGTCCCCGCCTTCTGGGTCACCGGCCGG
This window encodes:
- a CDS encoding MFS transporter, coding for MSRGRVFASMCSVVFLVNLARVVFAPLLEPLSAAFALTESTAGLVATLAWLGSALPRIPTGYLLTRVDRHLVVLGSGALLTGASAFMTVAGSVPALGAGAFLMGASSGAYFIAANPLITELYPERVGRTLGIHGTASQVAAVVAPAFAGAVVVAATWREVFAAIAVVAAVATVLFYRAASRTDMPDAGAADRDLLSAARRQWPIIVSGVAILGATGLVWNGLFNFYVTYVTATKGVGVGTANTLLTVVFAAGVPAFWVTGRLADRLPYVPLMLSILGGFIACLFALTAVEGLVALAVVTAVLGYVVHSLFPALDTYLLDSLPDENRASAYALYSGSMMVVQAMGSVAVGSLVDAGFGFDAVFRGMGGVLVVILVVLVVLWSADVLPTGGRGASAARGD